The segment GCCCGGGCGCTGAACGCCGAAGACCTGTTGCTCAACTACAACCTGGCGGCGCTGTACGCGCTGTGGGGCCGTCCGAAGGACTCCGTCCAGTACCTGCAGAAGGCGCTGGCGGCGGACCGTCAGAAGGTCCTGGGCTGGCTGTCCGCCGACCCGATGTTCGACGTGCTCAAGGGCGATCCGGACTTCGAAGCCCTCTTCTGAGGGAAGCACAACATGGAATGGGTTTTCCTGGGGCTGGCGATGCTGCTGGTCGTCGCGAACGGCTTCTTCGTCGCGACGGAGTTCGCCATCGTGAAGATTCGCGCCACGCGCCTCCAGTCCCTGGTGGACGAAGGCACGCCCGGCGCGGGCATGGCGCTGAAGATGGTCACCGAGCTGGACGCGTACCTGTCCGCCACGCAGTTCGGCATCACGCTCGCGTCGCTGGGCCTGGGCTGGCTGGGTGAGCCCGCGTTCGCGCACCTGCTGGAGCCGGTGCTGACGCGCCTGGTGCCGGAGGGGGCCGCGTCCACGCTCGCGCACAGCGCGTCGGTGGTCATCGCCTTCAGCATCATCACGTTCCTGCACATCGTGCTGGGGGAGCTGGCGCCCAAGAGCCTCGCCATCCAGCGCGCGGAGCAGACGACGCTCGCGGTGGCGCTGCCCATGCGCGCGTTCTACTTCCTGTTCTACCCGGCCATCCGCTTCCTCAACTGGCTGGCGTCGCTGGTGCTCAAGGCCTTCGGCCTGCACTCGGCCGGCGAGTCGCACGAGGCGACGAGCGAGGACGAGCTGCGCTTCATCCTGCACTCGTCCGCGCAGGCGGGCGCCATCACCACGGCGCGCGCGGAGCTGCTGGAGCGCGCGCTGGAGATGGCGCAGAAGACGGCGCGGCAGGTGATGGTCCCCCGCAACCAGATGCGCTACCTGGACGTGGAGGAGCCGCTCGACAAGAACGTGGTGGACGCGAGAGCGTCCGGGCACACGTGGCTGCCGGTGTGCCGGGGCAACCTCGACGACGTCGAGGGCGTGGTCAACGTGAAGGACCTGTTCTTCCTGCTGTCGCGCGGGGAGCTGCGGAGCCTGTCGCAGGTGCAGCGGCCGGTGCTCTTCATCCCGGAGAACGCGACGCTGGAGCAGCTGCTGGCGGAGTTCCGGCGCCGGCGCCGGCAGATCGCCATGGTGGTGGACGAGCACGGCGGCACGTCCGGCCTCGTCACCATCGCGGACGTGGTGGCGGAGGTGGTGGGCGACGTGGCGGAGCTGGGGCGGCGCGTGGAGGAGGTCCGGGCGCTGCCGGGCGGCCGCTTCGAGCTGCCGGGCACCGCGCAGCTGGACGACCTGGAAGCGCAGCTGGACGTGGACTTCGACCTGAGCGACGACGAGAAGGGCGAGGTCACCACCATCGCCGGCTACCTCATGACGAAGCTGGGCCGGGTGCCGGAGAAGGGCGACCACCTCAAGCTCGACATGTGGCGCATCCTCGTGGAGGAGGTGGACGGGCCGCGCGTCGTGCGCGTGACGGTGGAGCCGCAGTCGCGCCCCGTCGCGCCCGGCGGCAGCCGCCCCGCGGAGCCGCCCGTGCCGTCCGGCGAGACGGCGTAGGCGCTGCCGAAAGGCCGGCCCTGTCTGGGGCTCAGCCCTTGGTGGCCCCGGCCTTCTTCTTCGCGCCGCCCTTCAGCGCGGCCGGCTGCACCTTGGCCTTGGGCCGGTCCACCTTGAGCAGCTCCAGGTTGGTTTCGCCGTCGGTCGTCAGCTTGATGATGCCGACGTCGGGCGCGAACCACATCAGGCTCTCCATGGAGCGCCCCTCCGAACCGGGGCGGCTGGCGCGGGCCGTGGTGATGTTCTTGATCTTCAGCGCCTTGAAGGTGCCCCCCTGGACGGTGATCTCCTCCTCGCCCAGCACCGTGGCCTCCTTGTCGAAGGTCGTGGCGATGGTGGGGCGCAGGCCGCCCTTCTTCGCCGGCGGCTGGAGCTTCACCGACAGGCTGTTCTTCCACGTCCCGCCCGGCACCATCACGGACGGGGCCGGCACCGCGGCGCCCTCCGCGTTCACCACCTGCACGTCCATGCCGGACGCGGACAGCAGCGTGCCCTCCAGGCCGCCCAGGCCCGTGCGCACGCCCGTGGCGTCGCAGGTGAGGTCCGTCTGGCCGCTGCGCCCCTTGAGGCTCACCGCCAGCGTGGCCTTCACCGTCCCGTCCGGCGCCGGCACGACGTCCTTCGTCGTCAGGACGAGCTCCGAGGACCGGCCGGCGCGGTACGTCAGCGCCAGACCCTCCTCCATGGGGAACCAGGGGTTCGGACAGGGGGCCGGCGTGGCCGCCACCACCATGTCAGACCGGGGTGCTACCTGGGACGTCGGGGACGCGCCCACGAGGAGCGACAGGGCTAGCAAGGGCTGAAACGTAGGACGCCTCCGGAAAGATGGAATGAAAGGTAGGGTGGGTCGGCTGCTTTGCAAGGGTGGTGCGAGCCTGCTCGCACACCAACCTGTAGCACTGGACGTAGGGTCACGCGGTGCAGTGTCACCCTTGATCACCGGTGGGGTGGCTGGTACTCCTGCCGATCGCTGCGGAGCCGATTTTCCGGCCCCGCGCGTGTTTTCCATCCGCCTCACCGTCGCCTCGTAGGGAGCCCGCTGGCATGCGAATCAAGCGCCTGGACATCACCGGCTTCAAGTCGTTCATGGAGCGGAGCGTCTTCTCGTTCGACGAAGGCGTCACGGGCGTCGTCGGCCCCAACGGGTGTGGCAAATCCAACGTCGTGGACGCCATCCGCTGGGTGATGGGTGAGCAGAGCGCGAAGAACCTGCGCGGCCGGGGGATGGAGGACGTCATCTTCAACGGCTCGGAGAACAAGCCGCCCCTGTCCATGGCGGAGGTGTCGCTCACCTTCCTGGTGGACGACACGGACACGCTGTCGCCGCAGTACCAGGGCTACTCGGAGATCACCGTCACGCGGCGCCTGTTCCGCAACGGCGACTCCGAGTACCTCATCAACAAGACGGTCTGCCGCCTGCTGGACATCACGGAGCTGTTCCTCGGCACGGGCGTGGGCACCAAGGCCTACTCCATCATCGAGCAGGGCCGCGTGGGCCTCATCGTCTCCAGCAAGCCGGAGGACCGCCGGCACCTGCTGGAGGAGGCCGCGGGCGTCACCAAGTACAAGGCCCGCCGCAAGGCCGCCGAGCGCAAGATGGAGGCCACCGAGGCCAACCTCCTGCGCGTCAACGACATCACGGGCGAGCTGGAGAAGCGGCTCGACACGCTGTCGAAGCAGGCGAAGAAGGCGGAGAAGTACCGCAAGCTCAAGGCGCGCATGCGGGAGATCGATCTGCACTCGGCCAGCCACCGCTCGCTGGAGCTGATGGTGGAGAAGCGCATGCTCCAGTCGCGCCTGGAGAACCTGGGCGGCGAGGAGCGCGAGGGCCTGGACCGGGTGAAGGAGCTGGAGGAGGCCATCACCCGGCGCCGCGTGGAGCTGGACGCGGAAGGGGCGGCGCTCCAGCAGTTCTCCGGGGAGGTGCACGCGCTGGAGAGCGCCGCGCAGCGCGACGCGCAGGAGCTGGCGTACGGCCGGCGCGACTTCGAGGAGACCAGCACCCGCGTGGCGCAGGCGCAGGCGGAGCTGGACGGACTGCTCGCGCGGCAGGCGGAGATGGTGGCGACCATGACGGCCCGCGAGGCGGAGCTGTCGGGCATCGCCGGGTCGTACAAGGAAGACGAAGTGGCCATGGCGGTGGCCCTGGAGGAGCAGCGCCGCGTCTCCGTCCTCCAGACGGAAATCTCCCTGCGCCTGGAGCAGGAGCGGGCCGGGCTGGTCGCCGTGGCCACGCGGCTGGCGAACCACGAGAGCAACCTGACCAACCTGGCGCGCCAGCGCACCGACCTGGAGGCCCGCCGCGCCAAGCTGTCCGGCGAGGTGGAGGCCCTTCGCGCGCAGGAGCAGGAGCTGGACGGCCTGCGCACGCAGGCGGCCCGCCACGTGGAGGACACCCGCCACCTGGCGTCCGAGCTGGCCGAGCGCCGGGGCCAGGAGGAGGAGGCCCTCACCCGCACGCGCGAGGCCTTCACGGAGAACGAGGTCCAGGTCATCGCGCTGCGCGAGGAGCTGAGCGACAAGCGCAGCCGCCTGTCCTCCCTGGAGGACATCCAGAAGAACTACGACGGCTTCGACCGGGGCGTGCGCGCCGTCATGGTGCGCGCGGCGGAGGCGGCCCGGGACCAGGGCATCTTCGGCCTGGTGGCGGACGTGCTCACGGTGACGTCGCCGCGCTACGAGCGCGCGGTGGAGGCCGCCCTGGGCGAGCGGCTCCAGCACGTCATCGTGGACAGCCGCGACAAGGGCCTGGAGCTGGTGGAGTACCTGAAGGGCCACGCGGAAGGGCGGGGCACCTTCCTGCCCGTGCCCACCGGGGACGTGCTCCGCGCGGTGGTGGAGCCGGACCTGTCGCGCCCGGGCGTCCTCGCGCACGCGCTGCGCGAGGTGTCCTGCGAGCCCGCCCTGGAGCCGGTGATGCGGCTGCTGCTGGGCGACGTGGTCATCGTCCAGGACCTGCTCGCCGCCCGCGAGTACGCGGAGGCCACCCCCGTGCCCTGCACGCTGGTGACGTTGGAGGGCGAGGTGTTTCGCGCCGACGGCACCATCACCGGCGGTGAGCGCGAGGGCGCGGCGGTCGGCGCGCTCCAGAAGAAGCGCGAAATCGCGGAGCTGGCGTCCGAAGTGGCCCGCGTGGAGGAGCGCTACAACGAGATCCTCACCCGCCACTACACGCTCCAGAAGCAGATGGGACAGGCGGAGGCCGTCCTCAAGGGCCTGGGCAAGGAGCAGCACGCGGAGGAGGTCAACCTGGCCAGCCAGGAGAAGGACCTCCACAAGGCGAGCGAGGACCTGTCCAAGGTGCGCGAGCGACTGCGCGCGCTGGAGGGCGAGGAGGGGCAGCTCGCCCAGAGCCACACCGCGCTCACGAACGAGGAGGAGTCCAGCCGGGGCGAGGTGGCCCACGGCCAGGCGGACCGCGAGGCGCGCGAGGAGCGCGTGCGTCAGTACGCCGGGGAGCTGGAGGGCCTGCGCCAGCGCGCGGACACGGCGGCCTCGGACCTGATGGGCCTGCGCGTGAAGGTGGCCGCCGGCAGCGAGCGCGGCGAGTCCGCGCGCAAGGAGCTGGAGAGCCTGGTGGCGCAGCGCCGGGACATGGAGGCGCGCACCAGCCGCCTGCAGGGTGCGTCCACGGAGGGCCGCGCCAAGGTGGAGGCGCTGGAGCGCCGCCTGGCGGAGCTGGAGGCCACCCGGGAGCAGCGGGCGGAGGAGCACCGCGTGGCCGCGGAGGCCCTGGAGACGCGCCGCGCGGCGTACACCAGCGCCACCGCGGAGGTGCGCGAGCAGGACACGGCCTTCCGCGAGCTGCGCGGCCGGCTGGATGAGCTGATGCAGGGCCTGTCCCAGATTTCGCTGCGCGAGCGCGAAATCGCCCTGGAGCTGGAGCACCTGGCCGCCGGCATCCGCGAGCGCTACCAGCTGGAGCTGGCGACGGAGCTGCACCAGTACCACCTGCTGCCCACGCTCTCCGCGGAGGTGGAGGGGGAGCTCAAGGACCTGCGCGCGCAGGTGGAGAAGATGGGGGAGATCAACCTCACCGCCATCGACGAGCACGCGGAGCTGTCCAAGCGCTTCGACTTCCTGTCCGCGCAGCGCCAGGACCTCCAGGCGTCCATCAGCCAGCTGCGCGAGGCCATCGTCCGCATCGACGCGACGAGCCGCGAGCGCTTCAAGCAGACCTTCGACGTGGTGAACGACAAGTTCCAGGCCATCTTCCCGCGCCTGTTCGGCGGCGGCCGGGCCAGTCTCGTGCTCACCCAGGAAGGGCCCAACGGCGAGCCGGGCGTGGAGATCGTCGCCCAGCCGCCGGGCAAGAAGCTCCAGAGCGTGAACCTGCTGTCCGGCGGCGAGAAGGCGCTCACCGCCGTGGCGCTCATCTTCGGCATCTTCCTCATCAAGCCGACGCCCTTCTGCCTCCTGGACGAGGTCGACGCCCCGTTGGATGAAGGCAACGTGGGCCGCTACAACGACATGGTGAAGGAGATGAGCAGCCAGTCGCAGTTCATCCTCATCACCCACAACAAGCGCACCATGGAGATCGCCGACACGCTGTACGGCGTCACCATGGAGGAGCCCGGCATCTCCAAGCTCGTCAGCGTGAAGATGCGCGAGGCCTCCGCGCACAACGACGACAAGGTCCCCGCCGCCTCGTAGCGCGGGGCAGGTGAAGCTGGAAAGAAGACGGGCGCCCCGGGAAGTTCCCCGGAGCGCCCGTTTCATTTCCAGCCGCCCGCTTCACGCGGGCGGCCATGCCCTGCGCCTACTTCTTCTTGGCGGGGGCGTTGTAGCTCTTCTTCGGGCACGCACCCTGGTCCGCGGCCAGACGCTGCTGGGCGGCCGACAGGTCCTTCTGGGTGTTGCTGAGGGCCTCCTGGCTGGCCGTCTCCACCGGGGCCCAGCCCTCCTCCTTGGCCTTCAGCTCCTGCACCAGCGCGAGCGTCGTCTGGTCCACCGTCTCCTGCGCCTTGAGCGCGGACACCCAGGCGGTGGCGGACTCCACCAGCGCGTTGCACTTGGCGGACAGCTCGTCGAAGAGCCGGTAGTCCTTCGTCTTCGAGTACTTCTGCACGACGGCGTCATACGTATCCGCCGCGTTGGTGCGCGCGCCGAAGGAGATGGCGGACGCGGCGGCGGACTGGGTGCGCGCCAGCTCCAGTTGGAAGAAGCGCAGCTCCGGCGGCAGGCTGGCGGAGGCCTCCACCGGGGCCTGGGAGTTGAAGAACACGAAGCGGTAGGGGAACTTCAGCTCGGTGCTGGACTTCGCGGGCGTCGCCGCGACCTTCGCCTGCAGGCACGAGGCGAGTTGGTCGCCCTCGGTGCTGCCGGAGGGCTTGAAGACGACCTCCGCGGGGTTGCCCTGGCCCTTCATGATGTGGATGTCGGCGGCCAGCACCGGCGGCGTGGAGGCCTTGAAGCCGTTGAAGCACTCGCACCAGCTCTTCTCCGCCAGGCGCACCGTGCCGGAGAAGTCAGAGCCGTCGTTGATGCCCATCGTGACGGAGGGGTTGTTGGCGTTGGAGTGGTCGAAGTCGTACGTGGCCTCCACCGGCTTGGCGTCCGCCGCCAGCGGCGCGGGCTTCACGCGCGTGTCCAGCACCTGCTGGATGCACTGCTGGCCGGCCGGGCTGAGGTTCTCCCCGGTGATGGCGTGCGTGCCGCCCTGGGCGTTGACGGTCGTCTTCACCGTCACCTTGGTGCTGGCCGCGGGGCCGCGGTTCGCGGGGTCCACCAGGCACTCCAGCACGTTCGGGCGGACGCTCAGGAGCGCGCCCACGAGGACGCCCTCGTTCGCGGGGGAGGGCAGCTCCTGGTCGCGCGGGAAGCAGGACGCCAGGTCGAACGGAGGCTGATTGGTGATGCGCAGGCGCTCCTCCTTCGACAGCGGCTTCTGACCATCGGCGGGGGCGTCACCGGTCTTCTGCGTACCGGCACAGGCGGCGGTGAGGATGACGGAGGCAACGGCGAGACGTCGCATCATGGTGAGGGGTTCTCCCGGTTTGGAGCGTGTGGGGACTGGGACTGCGCAGGGGCACTCACTTCTCCAGGCCCTCGGCGTTCTTGAGGTCCTTGAGACGAAGCCCGTTCTTCTTCAACAGACGGTAGAGACTCTGCATGGAGAGGCCCGTGCGCTGCTCGGCGGCCTTCATGTCGAAGGCCACCTCGCGCATGATCTCCGCGAAGTACAGGCGCTCGAAGTCCGCGAGCACCCGGTCCTTCGCCTCGTGGTACGGCATGCCGCTGACGATGGCGGCCACGTTGGTGGCGGGCTCGGCCCCCTCCGCGCGCTTGGGCGTGTGCGCCAGGAAGTCCAGCCAGCTGGTGTTGCCCGTCTCCTGCATCAGGGCGCCGCGCTCCAGCACGTTGCGCAGCTCGCGCACGTTGCCCGGCCAGTCGTAGCCTTCGAAGAGCGCGAGCGTCTGCGGCGTCAACTCCAGCGCCGCCTTCATGCCGCGCGACAGGGCCTGCGACAGGGTGGGGATGTCGTCGCGCCGGGTGCGCAGGGGCGGCAGCCGCACGCGCGCGACCGCGAGCCGGAAGTAGAGGTCCGCGCGGAAGCGGCCCTGGCGCACGTCCTCCTCCAGGTTGCGGTGCGTGGAGGCGATGACGCGCACGTCCACCGCCACGGGCTGGCCGTCCAGCGACGGCACCTCGCGCGTCTCCAGCACGCGCAGCAGCTTGCCCTGCACGGACAGGGGCAGCTCGCCCACTTCATCCAGGAAGAGGGTGCCGCCGCGCGCCGCCTCGAAGATGCCGCGCGCGCCCTTGTCCTCGTGCTCCCCGGCGCGCAGCCCGCCGAACAGCTCGCGCTCCGCCTTCTCCTCGGAGATGAGGTTGCAGTCGACGACCTTGAAGGCCCCGTGGCGGCGCAGCGAGTGCTGGTGCACCGCGCGGGCGGCCAGCTCCTTGCCGGTGCCCGTCTCGCCTTCGAGCAGCAGGTTCATGTCCTCGCGCGCGATGCGGCGCAGCTCCGTGAACACCCAGCGCATCTTCTCCGAGCTGCCCACGAGCTGCCCGAAGGACTCCGTGCCGGTGACCTCCACCTCCGTCGCGCGGGCGGCCAGCTTCACCGCGAGCTTCGTCTTGCCCAGCTCCACCTTGTCGCCGCTGGTGACGAAGGCCTGGAGCACCCGGCGGCCGTCGAGGAACGTGCCGTTGCGGCTGCCCAGGTCGCGCAGCAGCAGGCCCTGCGGCAGCCGCTCCACCTCCAGGTGACGGCGGCTCACCGTCGGGTCGCTCAGCACCAGGTCCCCCGCGGCGTCGGAGCCCACGCGGACCAGGGAGTCCCGGGTGGTGACCTTCTTGCCCTTGTCCGGACCCCCCACCACCTCCACCGTCCACTCATGGAGGGGAACGCGCGTGGACTGCCCTTCGCGCTCCGCCTGGACGGTTTCCGTGACATCCGGTCTGTCAATCATGATCCCTGACCCCTCGTCGCACGGGTCGCGGGGGGCAGAAGCACCCCTCCCCGCCCTCGTCCCGCCTGTTTAGGGGGGACTGGACACAGGGGGCAAGAGGAAGAAGTGGCCTCGGAATCGTCCGTTGAAGGTGAAGACAGAAGGGCGGCGGCCCCGCGCCCCACCGGGGACGTCGTGTCGCCTCCCTCCGTGCCCGTGCGCGTCAGTACTTCGCGGGTGCGTCGCTCGCGGGGAACGACTCCTTGGACTGCTCATCCACGGAGTCGTCATCCGGGCCGCCGCCGGACCTGACGCTGGCGTTCGTAGGGCTCCGCACCTCGCGCGCCGAGCCCGCCTTGCCCTTGCCCTTCGCGGGCGCGCGGCCGGTGCCGGCCTGCGCGTTCACCATGCGCGCGCCCAGCAGGTTCTTGGCGCGCTCGGCCAGGTTGCGCTGCTCGTCCTGCCAGTCGCGGAACAGCTGCGCCAGCTCCTGGTCGCCCGCGGCCTCCGCGTCGCGCAGGTACTGCTCGCTCACCGACGCGCCCTTGAGCAGGTGGTAGAGCGTGCTGATGAGGTCGTGGTGCTCGTCTCGGGTGCCCGTGGTTTCCTGTTCGCCCGCCATGTGTTCCTCCCGTGAGATGGGTGGATGCTCCATGGCGGGAAGGTAGGCACGGCGGCGGGCGACGACGCCCCCAAGCCGGGGCCCGGTCGCCCGCCTGCCCTCAGGCGCTCAGCATCGGGTCCAGCTTCTTCTGCTTGTCCAGCTCCGCCAGGTCGGAGTACCCGCCCACGTGCGTGTCCCCGATGAAGATCTGCGGCACGGTGCGCTGGCCGCCGCTCATCTCCACCAGCTTCGCGCGCGCGTCGTCATCCCCGGTGACGTCCACCTCGGTGTAGTCCACGCCCTTGCGCTTGAGCAGGTCCTTCGCGCGCACGCAAAAGCCACAATAGGTCGTCGTGTAGATCTTCACGGGCTTCACGGAATCCTCCTTCAAGGGCTGTGAGTCCTACGTCGGTCCAGATGCCAAAAGTAAGGGCCGGTTGCGCGGCACGCCACGCCAGCGGGGCGTGCCTGGCCCCTTGAAACACGACGGCCCCCGGAACCCGAAAAGGGTGCCGGAGGCCACCGGGCTCAACCGATTCCCATCCCCGTGGAACGAAGGGGAGGGGAGGGCGACTACATGCCCATGCCGCCCATACCGCCCATGCCGCCCATGCCGCCCATGCCACCACCGCCGCCGCCGCCCTTGTCGTCGTCCGCCTTCGGACGCTCGGCGACCATGGCCTCCGTGGTCAGCATCAGCGAGGCGACCGACGCGGCGTTCTGCAGCGCGGTGCGGCTCACCTTGGCCGGGTCGATGACGCCCGCGGCCAGCAGGTCCTCGTAGGTCCCGGTCGCGGCGTTGAAGCCGTAGGCGCCCGTGCCCTCCTTGACCTTGTTCACCACCACGCTGCCCTCCAGGCCGCCGTTGCCGACGATCTGACGCAGGGGCTCCTCGACGGAGCGGCGGATGATGTCCACGCCGGACTTCTCACCGTCCAGCAGCTTCAGGCCGTCCAGCGCCTTGAGGCAGCGGATGTAGGCGACGCCGCCGCCGGGCACCACGCCCTCCTCGACGGCCGCGCGGGTCGCGTTGAGCGCGTCCTCCACGCGGGCCTTCTTCTCCTTCATCTCCGTCTCGGTCGCGGCGCCCACGTTGATGACGGCCACGCCGCCCACGAGCTTCGCCAGACGCTCCTGGAGCTTCTCGCGGTCGTAGTCGCTGGAGGTGTCCTCCACCTGCGTGCGGATCTGCTTCACGCGCGCTTCGATGGTCTCCTGCTTGCCCGCGCCGTCGACGATGGTGGTGTTGTCCTTGTCGATGGTGATGCGCTTGGCGCGGCCCAGCTGGTTGATGGTCAGCGTGTCCAGCTTGATGCCCAGGTCCTCGGCGATCATCTCACCGCCGGTGAGCGTCGCGATGTCCTCGAGCATGGCCTTGCGGCGGTCGCCGAAGCCCGGCGCCTTCACCGCGGCCACGTTCAGCACGCCGCGGATCTTGTTCACCACCAGGGTGGCCAGGGCCTCGCCCTCCACTTCCTCGGCGATGATCAGCAGGGGCTTCCCGGCGCGCGCCACCTGCTCCAGGATGGGGAGCAGGTCCTTCATCGACGAGATCTTCTTCTCGTGGATGAGGATGAGCGGGTCCTGCAGGACGACTTCCATGCGCTCCGGATCCGTCACGAAGTACGGAGACAGGTAGCCACGGTCGAACTGCATGCCCTCGACGACGTCCAGGGTGGTCTCCAGGCCCTTGGCCTCTTCGACCGTGATGACGCCCTCCTTGCCGACCTTCTCCATCGCGTCCGCGATGATCTGGCCGATGGTGGTGTCACCGTTCGCGGAGATGGTGCCGACCTGGGCGATCTCCTTGTTGCCCTTGGTCGGCTTCGCCAGGACCTTCAGCTCGGCCGTGATGGCCGCGACGGCCTTGTCGATGCCGCGCTTGATGTCCATCGGGTTGTGGCCCGCGGCGACCAGCTTCGCGCCCTCGCGGAAGATGGCCTGCGCCAGCACGGTGGCCGTCGTGGTGCCGTCACCGGCCACGTCGGAGGTCTTGGACGCGACCTCCTTGACCATCTGTGCGCCCATGTTCTCGAACTTGTTCTCCAGTTCGATTTCCTTCGCCACCGTCACGCCGTCCTTCGTGATGGTGGGGGAGCCGAAGCTCTTCTCGATGACGACGTTGCGGCCCTTGGGCCCCAGGGTCACCTTGACCGCGTCGGCCAGGATGTTCACGCCGCGCAAAATGGCGTCGCGCGCGCGCACTTCAAAAATGATGTCTTTCGCCATGGTCTGAATCCTCTAGAAGTGGAAGGTGGAAAAGGGTGCGGCGGGCTTCACTTCTCGATGATGCCCAGCACGTCCTCTTCGCGGAGGATCAGGTGATCCTCGCCGTCCAGCTTGATCTCCGTGCCCGCGTACTTGCTGAAGAGGATGGTGTCGCCGGCCTTGATGTCCATGGCGCGCACCTTGCCGTCCTCCAGCACCTTGCCGTTACCGACGGCGACGACCTTGCCCTCGAGGGGCTTCTCCTTGGCCGTGTCGGGGATGAAGAGGCCGCCCTTGGTCTTGTTCTCCTCGGCGACGCGCTTGATGATGAGCCGATCCTGCAGGGGACGAATCTTCATGGCTTGCTCCTGTGAACCACGGTCTGGCGGGCCGGATGGGGTCCGGTCCGGGAGGCCGCTGGGGTTGAAAAAGGGCCTGATGGCCGCCGGCTTTGGCACTCGCACCTCGTGAGTGCTAACGCCAGGTCGCGGCGGATAATAACCAGGGACTTCACCTCGTCAAGCGACGTCGGTCCTTGGGTGGGTGTGCCGCTAAACACCCGTCCCGCCTGCACTTTTCCCGGAAGATTCCCCACCCGCCACGCCTGCCCGGCAGGGCACCTCCGCTGTCGTCGGGTTGGCACTCGCCCGGGCCGAGTGCCAGCGTAAGTCCTTGATAAGACTTGGGGACGCTTTGCCGGCGCGGGACGACGTGACTACGCTTGCTCGCAGAGCCCCCTGGAGGTCGTGGGCGACTTCCAGGCACCCTCGGGAGGTGTGGTCGATGAGCGGACTGGTGACGTCCTCTTCCTCGCTGAAGGAGTTCTTCCGGGACCTGCTGCTGGAAGTCACGGCCCGGCAGCGGGTGGCCCTGAACGCGTCCACCGAGTTCTACCTGGTGAACCTGCTGGCGGAGTTCGCGGCCTCGGACAAGCTGTTCAGCCGTGACGCGGAAGGCCGGCGGGAGCACGAACCCCTGGCGGAGCTGTACCACCGCGCGCTGCAGCAGGAGCGCGAGGAGCGCATCCGCACGCTGCGGCGGCTGGGCGACGTGTCGCTCTACAAGGTGGGCTTCTTCTCCGGCGCGCTGCAGCAGGGGATGGTGGGCCCGGACTACTACATCCAGATGGGCGGGGCCGCGTACGGCCAGGTGGCGGAGCTGGTGCCCGCGGGCGGCTTCACCGGCGTGTACCGGGAGCTGTGCGACAAGTTCCGTTCGCTGGCGGAGGTGCTGGAGGAGATCAGCGCCCGGGGGCTGGTGAGCGCGGGGCCCGCGGGGGCGCTGCGCGTCTACGAGTCCTGGGTGCGCACCGGCAGCGACAAGCTGGAGCGCGTGCTGGTGGACGCCGGCTGGGTGCCGCGCAAGGGGCCGCTTGCGAACTGACGCGGCGCAACCCCCCGTGCTGGTGGGGCGGCTGCAGGCGCACCTGGAGGCCATCTACGGCTTCCGGTGCGAGGCCCGCGCGGAGTCCTTCGTGGTGGGCTCGGAGGCCGCCGCGCTCCTGGGCGGCACCGGGCGCGCGCCGGAGGAGCTGCTGGTGCTGGAGGCCCAGGGCGGTCTGGAGCTGGCGCTCTA is part of the Corallococcus soli genome and harbors:
- a CDS encoding sigma 54-interacting transcriptional regulator, encoding MIDRPDVTETVQAEREGQSTRVPLHEWTVEVVGGPDKGKKVTTRDSLVRVGSDAAGDLVLSDPTVSRRHLEVERLPQGLLLRDLGSRNGTFLDGRRVLQAFVTSGDKVELGKTKLAVKLAARATEVEVTGTESFGQLVGSSEKMRWVFTELRRIAREDMNLLLEGETGTGKELAARAVHQHSLRRHGAFKVVDCNLISEEKAERELFGGLRAGEHEDKGARGIFEAARGGTLFLDEVGELPLSVQGKLLRVLETREVPSLDGQPVAVDVRVIASTHRNLEEDVRQGRFRADLYFRLAVARVRLPPLRTRRDDIPTLSQALSRGMKAALELTPQTLALFEGYDWPGNVRELRNVLERGALMQETGNTSWLDFLAHTPKRAEGAEPATNVAAIVSGMPYHEAKDRVLADFERLYFAEIMREVAFDMKAAEQRTGLSMQSLYRLLKKNGLRLKDLKNAEGLEK
- a CDS encoding hemolysin family protein; amino-acid sequence: MEWVFLGLAMLLVVANGFFVATEFAIVKIRATRLQSLVDEGTPGAGMALKMVTELDAYLSATQFGITLASLGLGWLGEPAFAHLLEPVLTRLVPEGAASTLAHSASVVIAFSIITFLHIVLGELAPKSLAIQRAEQTTLAVALPMRAFYFLFYPAIRFLNWLASLVLKAFGLHSAGESHEATSEDELRFILHSSAQAGAITTARAELLERALEMAQKTARQVMVPRNQMRYLDVEEPLDKNVVDARASGHTWLPVCRGNLDDVEGVVNVKDLFFLLSRGELRSLSQVQRPVLFIPENATLEQLLAEFRRRRRQIAMVVDEHGGTSGLVTIADVVAEVVGDVAELGRRVEEVRALPGGRFELPGTAQLDDLEAQLDVDFDLSDDEKGEVTTIAGYLMTKLGRVPEKGDHLKLDMWRILVEEVDGPRVVRVTVEPQSRPVAPGGSRPAEPPVPSGETA
- the smc gene encoding chromosome segregation protein SMC is translated as MRIKRLDITGFKSFMERSVFSFDEGVTGVVGPNGCGKSNVVDAIRWVMGEQSAKNLRGRGMEDVIFNGSENKPPLSMAEVSLTFLVDDTDTLSPQYQGYSEITVTRRLFRNGDSEYLINKTVCRLLDITELFLGTGVGTKAYSIIEQGRVGLIVSSKPEDRRHLLEEAAGVTKYKARRKAAERKMEATEANLLRVNDITGELEKRLDTLSKQAKKAEKYRKLKARMREIDLHSASHRSLELMVEKRMLQSRLENLGGEEREGLDRVKELEEAITRRRVELDAEGAALQQFSGEVHALESAAQRDAQELAYGRRDFEETSTRVAQAQAELDGLLARQAEMVATMTAREAELSGIAGSYKEDEVAMAVALEEQRRVSVLQTEISLRLEQERAGLVAVATRLANHESNLTNLARQRTDLEARRAKLSGEVEALRAQEQELDGLRTQAARHVEDTRHLASELAERRGQEEEALTRTREAFTENEVQVIALREELSDKRSRLSSLEDIQKNYDGFDRGVRAVMVRAAEAARDQGIFGLVADVLTVTSPRYERAVEAALGERLQHVIVDSRDKGLELVEYLKGHAEGRGTFLPVPTGDVLRAVVEPDLSRPGVLAHALREVSCEPALEPVMRLLLGDVVIVQDLLAAREYAEATPVPCTLVTLEGEVFRADGTITGGEREGAAVGALQKKREIAELASEVARVEERYNEILTRHYTLQKQMGQAEAVLKGLGKEQHAEEVNLASQEKDLHKASEDLSKVRERLRALEGEEGQLAQSHTALTNEEESSRGEVAHGQADREAREERVRQYAGELEGLRQRADTAASDLMGLRVKVAAGSERGESARKELESLVAQRRDMEARTSRLQGASTEGRAKVEALERRLAELEATREQRAEEHRVAAEALETRRAAYTSATAEVREQDTAFRELRGRLDELMQGLSQISLREREIALELEHLAAGIRERYQLELATELHQYHLLPTLSAEVEGELKDLRAQVEKMGEINLTAIDEHAELSKRFDFLSAQRQDLQASISQLREAIVRIDATSRERFKQTFDVVNDKFQAIFPRLFGGGRASLVLTQEGPNGEPGVEIVAQPPGKKLQSVNLLSGGEKALTAVALIFGIFLIKPTPFCLLDEVDAPLDEGNVGRYNDMVKEMSSQSQFILITHNKRTMEIADTLYGVTMEEPGISKLVSVKMREASAHNDDKVPAAS
- the grxC gene encoding glutaredoxin 3, translated to MKPVKIYTTTYCGFCVRAKDLLKRKGVDYTEVDVTGDDDARAKLVEMSGGQRTVPQIFIGDTHVGGYSDLAELDKQKKLDPMLSA